Proteins encoded by one window of Culicoides brevitarsis isolate CSIRO-B50_1 chromosome 2, AGI_CSIRO_Cbre_v1, whole genome shotgun sequence:
- the LOC134831039 gene encoding zinc finger protein Elbow isoform X2 — MSSNSKESRDKLSPGSNSTLSNSSSSASDTPKSSFKPYEPNFREKNNSPEDRTHKTRSPSNAKNATLQPAGPHILQNSNGRCESNQSAASVSRDSPANLSRKTPNGGEKGLNLSPNRASKGKESPSERTSSEKATDLSKESSNSSSSSKVSVPTTSSSSSSAMSANPYLSSFTTPPGFPYPMDLMTASALQHQSMLKAAALSPYLNYARMKMPGGAESMMPVCRDPYCTGCALSPHMMGSKGASSANGTCPAGCTQCDHPSAKNPYPSLPTSAYAHAQLAALAAASQMPYVCNWIAGDSNYCGKRFATSEELFQHLRTQHTTGSMSESMINPAIAAAVASGIPPTHPLFQRAYPSQQLSPLSTARYHPYGKPSLLPSSLPSSLAGLPPGYPPSLAQYFSPYSLYGPRLGSTHPPL; from the coding sequence ATGTCGAGCAACAGCAAAGAAAGTCGCGACAAACTTTCGCCCGGAAGTAATTCGACACTTTCAAACAGCAGCTCATCGGCAAGTGATACACCAAAATCTAGTTTTAAACCGTACGAACCGAATTTTCGGGAAAAGAATAATTCGCCCGAAGATCGCACACACAAAACTCGTTCGCCATCGAATGCGAAAAATGCAACGCTCCAACCGGCGGGTCCTCACATTTTGCAAAACAGCAACGGAAGATGCGAATCGAACCAAAGTGCCGCAAGTGTTTCGCGTGATTCTCCGGCAAATTTGAGTCGAAAGACCCCGAATGGCGGAGAAAAGGGTTTGAATTTGAGTCCAAATCGTGCCTCAAAAGGAAAAGAATCGCCATCGGAACGAACATCGAGCGAAAAGGCAACCGATTTATCCAAAGAAAGTAGCAAtagtagtagtagtagtaAAGTTTCTGTGCCAACGacttcatcttcttcttcttctgcaaTGTCAGCAAATCCGTATCTCAGTAGTTTTACGACGCCTCCCGGATTCCCATATCCCATGGATTTAATGACGGCAAGTGCGTTACAACATCAATCCATGTTAAAAGCAGCTGCTTTAAGTCCATATTTGAATTACGCTCGAATGAAGATGCCCGGCGGAGCGGAATCAATGATGCCCGTTTGTCGCGATCCTTATTGCACGGGATGCGCATTGAGTCCTCACATGATGGGCAGTAAAGGAGCTTCGAGTGCAAATGGAACATGTCCCGCTGGATGTACACAATGCGATCATCCAAGTGCGAAAAATCCATATCCCTCCCTTCCAACGAGTGCTTATGCTCATGCTCAATTAGCGGCTCTCGCAGCAGCTTCTCAAATGCCCTACGTGTGCAATTGGATAGCAGGCGACTCAAATTATTGCGGAAAACGTTTCGCAACGTCAGAAGAGCTTTTTCAACATTTGCGCACGCAACATACGACAGGCAGTATGAGTGAAAGTATGATAAATCCCGCCATTGCTGCAGCAGTTGCTTCGGGAATTCCTCCGACACATCCGTTATTCCAAAGAGCATATCCGTCGCAACAATTGAGTCCTTTGTCGACGGCGCGTTATCATCCGTATGGCAAACCAAGTTTACTTCCATCGTCATTACCCTCGAGTTTAGCGGGACTTCCTCCCGGATATCCTCCGTCATTAGCGCAATACTTCTCCCCTTATTCGCTGTATGGACCTCGATTGGGATCGACGCATCCTCCATTGTAA
- the LOC134831039 gene encoding zinc finger protein Elbow isoform X1 — protein sequence MLTSSNQYIRPEYLSPLPNTFDSKNSPLALLAQTCSAIGSDQPNPKLLANIEKSQKMSSNSKESRDKLSPGSNSTLSNSSSSASDTPKSSFKPYEPNFREKNNSPEDRTHKTRSPSNAKNATLQPAGPHILQNSNGRCESNQSAASVSRDSPANLSRKTPNGGEKGLNLSPNRASKGKESPSERTSSEKATDLSKESSNSSSSSKVSVPTTSSSSSSAMSANPYLSSFTTPPGFPYPMDLMTASALQHQSMLKAAALSPYLNYARMKMPGGAESMMPVCRDPYCTGCALSPHMMGSKGASSANGTCPAGCTQCDHPSAKNPYPSLPTSAYAHAQLAALAAASQMPYVCNWIAGDSNYCGKRFATSEELFQHLRTQHTTGSMSESMINPAIAAAVASGIPPTHPLFQRAYPSQQLSPLSTARYHPYGKPSLLPSSLPSSLAGLPPGYPPSLAQYFSPYSLYGPRLGSTHPPL from the exons ATGTTAACGTCAAGCAATCAGTACATCAGACCGGAATATTTATCCCCGTTGCCCAATACG tTTGACTCGAAAAACAGTCCGTTGGCGTTGTTAGCACAGACATGCAGTGCAATTGGATCAGATCAACCGAATCCCAAGTTACTCgcaaacatcgaaaaaagtcAGAAAATGTCGAGCAACAGCAAAGAAAGTCGCGACAAACTTTCGCCCGGAAGTAATTCGACACTTTCAAACAGCAGCTCATCGGCAAGTGATACACCAAAATCTAGTTTTAAACCGTACGAACCGAATTTTCGGGAAAAGAATAATTCGCCCGAAGATCGCACACACAAAACTCGTTCGCCATCGAATGCGAAAAATGCAACGCTCCAACCGGCGGGTCCTCACATTTTGCAAAACAGCAACGGAAGATGCGAATCGAACCAAAGTGCCGCAAGTGTTTCGCGTGATTCTCCGGCAAATTTGAGTCGAAAGACCCCGAATGGCGGAGAAAAGGGTTTGAATTTGAGTCCAAATCGTGCCTCAAAAGGAAAAGAATCGCCATCGGAACGAACATCGAGCGAAAAGGCAACCGATTTATCCAAAGAAAGTAGCAAtagtagtagtagtagtaAAGTTTCTGTGCCAACGacttcatcttcttcttcttctgcaaTGTCAGCAAATCCGTATCTCAGTAGTTTTACGACGCCTCCCGGATTCCCATATCCCATGGATTTAATGACGGCAAGTGCGTTACAACATCAATCCATGTTAAAAGCAGCTGCTTTAAGTCCATATTTGAATTACGCTCGAATGAAGATGCCCGGCGGAGCGGAATCAATGATGCCCGTTTGTCGCGATCCTTATTGCACGGGATGCGCATTGAGTCCTCACATGATGGGCAGTAAAGGAGCTTCGAGTGCAAATGGAACATGTCCCGCTGGATGTACACAATGCGATCATCCAAGTGCGAAAAATCCATATCCCTCCCTTCCAACGAGTGCTTATGCTCATGCTCAATTAGCGGCTCTCGCAGCAGCTTCTCAAATGCCCTACGTGTGCAATTGGATAGCAGGCGACTCAAATTATTGCGGAAAACGTTTCGCAACGTCAGAAGAGCTTTTTCAACATTTGCGCACGCAACATACGACAGGCAGTATGAGTGAAAGTATGATAAATCCCGCCATTGCTGCAGCAGTTGCTTCGGGAATTCCTCCGACACATCCGTTATTCCAAAGAGCATATCCGTCGCAACAATTGAGTCCTTTGTCGACGGCGCGTTATCATCCGTATGGCAAACCAAGTTTACTTCCATCGTCATTACCCTCGAGTTTAGCGGGACTTCCTCCCGGATATCCTCCGTCATTAGCGCAATACTTCTCCCCTTATTCGCTGTATGGACCTCGATTGGGATCGACGCATCCTCCATTGTAA